From one Acidobacteriota bacterium genomic stretch:
- a CDS encoding threonine dehydratase, whose amino-acid sequence METGLPGLDAIRRAADLIYKTMPATPQYTWPLLSARAGAEVWVKHENHSPVGAFKIRGGLVYMDWLRREQAEVKTVVTATRGNHGQSVALAATRMGIRAVIVVPRGNSREKNRAMRELGAELVEAGDDFQAALEHAVKLERENGWHWVPSYHPLLVTGVATSALEFLTAVPTLDTVYVAIGMGSGIAGTIAVRNALGLRTRVVGVVSRSAPAFALSFAAGHVVEHAVSTRIADGVACRKPTNAALEVVRGGADRILEVDDDEVEQAMRILFADTHNVAEGAGAVGLAGLLKDRLHGGQRVGTFLGGGNVDSPVFARVLGGGV is encoded by the coding sequence ATGGAGACCGGTCTGCCAGGCCTCGATGCGATTCGCAGAGCCGCCGATTTGATCTATAAGACGATGCCCGCAACCCCGCAGTACACCTGGCCGCTGCTCAGCGCGCGCGCCGGGGCTGAGGTATGGGTGAAGCATGAGAACCATTCGCCGGTAGGAGCGTTCAAGATTCGCGGCGGGCTTGTCTATATGGATTGGCTCAGGCGCGAACAGGCCGAGGTGAAGACCGTCGTCACCGCGACGCGCGGCAATCACGGCCAGTCGGTCGCCCTGGCGGCGACGCGCATGGGGATTCGCGCCGTGATCGTTGTGCCTCGCGGCAACAGCAGAGAGAAGAACCGCGCCATGCGGGAGCTGGGAGCGGAGCTGGTCGAGGCCGGAGACGATTTTCAGGCGGCGCTCGAACATGCTGTGAAGCTGGAGCGCGAGAATGGATGGCACTGGGTGCCGAGCTACCACCCTCTGCTGGTGACGGGAGTGGCCACCTCAGCGCTGGAATTCCTCACTGCCGTCCCCACGCTCGACACAGTCTACGTCGCCATCGGTATGGGGTCGGGCATCGCAGGGACGATTGCGGTGCGCAATGCGCTTGGGCTGCGGACGAGGGTAGTTGGGGTTGTCTCACGTTCCGCCCCTGCCTTCGCGCTCTCGTTTGCCGCCGGTCACGTCGTCGAACATGCGGTTTCGACGCGCATCGCTGACGGCGTCGCCTGCCGCAAACCCACCAACGCCGCGCTCGAAGTGGTGCGTGGAGGGGCCGACCGCATCCTTGAAGTGGATGATGACGAGGTGGAGCAGGCAATGCGCATCCTGTTTGCTGACACCCATAACGTCGCTGAAGGGGCGGGGGCCGTGGGGCTGGCTGGGTTATTAAAAGACCGGCTGCACGGGGGGCAGCGTGTGGGGACCTTTCTTGGGGGTGGCAATGTCGACAGCCCTGTCTTCGCCAGGGTCCTGGGTGGCGGGGTCTGA
- the bamA gene encoding outer membrane protein assembly factor BamA, which translates to MRIFTVDRESGSSLKCRTRPVCTRSSCSRIVSAVSFLAFAAAMVPSLHAQQAGGSQTLCQPQVVGNRRIPKESVLARLFSHQGDLYDAQVVERDFNSLWNTGYFDDVRIERVDGDKCVQLVVYVREKPTIREINYKGINAVSQSDIMDALKKAKVGLSVESQYDPTKIARAQNVLKELLAAHGHQFATIRVEVKTIPPAAVALTFNVKEGPTVKVGHIQFDGNVEVPDRTLRAAMKNLKPIGIPHSIILENLFARTFDATKLDEDTERVRQAYRDRGYFKALTSEPSTRVRDAGGLNPFTLRPSTGKRIDILMPVEEGARYRLGGITFTGNKAYPNTKALRAQFAEKDGEWFNATQFGKGIEQLRKAYGQGGFINMVGTPVPRIDEAKKLIYLDIDIDEGKPFYVSRIEFSGNSITRDKVIRRELLLDEGQVYNSQLWDLSIMRLNQLNYFEPLKAEQDSESRQNAEDNTVDLLLKLKEKGKNSIGLNGGISGLSGTFIGLNYETNNFLGLGETLSVQANIGDLSRNLSFGFTEPYLRNKPISLGLQVFTTKYDFNPAKSYQIAQGASQNLTTAQQSLLTNYNQASTGFTLSVSSPLRHLFARTGVTRVGVSYALSRSSVTTFNDNTRNVFQTLAFRSGVQGQNQLNGIISSTITPSFSYSSIDRAVGPHSGRDLNAALQIAGAGGNIKYIQPVVTYRQFYPMKGLKVNRDGHNVLAYRAQVSHITGFAGEVAPPTNRIYAGGESEIRGFDVRSSSPYTFIPNRLLFNLTNPDGTTVPRDPSNPLLGNVQIPLPVYRLVSIGGDTSVTANLEYRIPIINQVTFAFFTDFNMTFDVHPDQLRQSVSGQQEISSPLYGCPTFINGACYGGKQIAFPNPLRTVPGTNYVPRMSNGAELQVILPIVNAPFRIYYAYNPLRLYKDVPQALATDSATFRSFFPNSGAGQYSYLQAIQFYGSDYTLREPRKTLRLTVSTTF; encoded by the coding sequence GTGCGTATCTTTACCGTAGATCGAGAGAGCGGAAGCTCCCTGAAGTGCAGGACCAGGCCTGTGTGCACTCGCTCCAGTTGCTCCCGCATCGTCTCCGCCGTGTCGTTTCTGGCATTCGCTGCGGCGATGGTTCCGTCGCTCCATGCCCAGCAAGCTGGTGGATCACAGACGCTTTGCCAGCCCCAGGTTGTCGGCAACCGCAGGATTCCAAAGGAGTCTGTGCTGGCGCGCCTGTTCTCGCACCAGGGCGACCTGTACGATGCCCAGGTCGTCGAGCGCGACTTCAATTCGCTGTGGAACACCGGCTACTTCGACGACGTCCGTATCGAGCGTGTCGACGGCGACAAGTGCGTCCAGCTTGTCGTCTATGTCCGCGAGAAGCCGACCATCCGCGAGATCAACTACAAGGGCATCAACGCCGTCTCGCAGTCCGACATTATGGACGCGCTCAAGAAGGCCAAGGTCGGCCTCTCGGTCGAGAGCCAGTACGATCCCACCAAGATCGCCCGCGCCCAGAATGTCCTGAAGGAGCTGCTGGCGGCGCACGGCCACCAGTTTGCGACGATCAGGGTTGAGGTGAAAACCATTCCCCCGGCCGCCGTTGCGTTGACCTTCAACGTTAAGGAAGGCCCGACCGTGAAGGTCGGCCATATCCAGTTCGACGGCAACGTGGAAGTTCCCGACCGCACGCTGCGAGCGGCGATGAAGAACCTGAAGCCGATCGGCATCCCGCACTCCATCATTCTTGAGAACCTGTTTGCCCGCACCTTCGACGCCACCAAGCTCGATGAGGACACCGAGCGCGTCCGCCAGGCCTATCGCGATCGCGGTTACTTCAAGGCGCTCACCAGCGAACCCTCGACGCGGGTCCGCGACGCGGGCGGCCTGAACCCGTTCACCCTGCGGCCATCGACCGGCAAGCGCATCGACATCCTGATGCCGGTGGAAGAAGGTGCCCGTTACCGTCTGGGCGGGATCACCTTTACCGGCAACAAGGCCTACCCCAACACCAAGGCACTCCGCGCCCAGTTCGCCGAGAAGGACGGTGAGTGGTTCAATGCCACGCAGTTCGGCAAGGGCATTGAGCAGCTCCGCAAGGCCTACGGGCAGGGCGGTTTTATCAACATGGTCGGCACCCCGGTGCCCCGCATCGACGAGGCCAAGAAGCTGATCTATCTCGACATCGACATTGACGAAGGCAAGCCCTTCTATGTGTCGCGTATCGAGTTCTCGGGCAACTCGATCACCCGCGACAAGGTCATCCGCCGCGAGCTTCTGCTCGACGAAGGCCAGGTCTACAACTCCCAGCTCTGGGACCTGTCGATCATGCGGCTCAACCAGTTGAACTACTTCGAGCCTCTCAAGGCCGAGCAGGACTCCGAGAGCCGCCAGAACGCCGAAGACAACACGGTCGACCTCCTTCTTAAGCTCAAGGAAAAGGGCAAGAACTCAATCGGCCTGAACGGCGGTATCAGCGGACTTTCCGGTACGTTCATCGGCCTCAACTATGAGACCAACAACTTCCTCGGTCTCGGTGAGACGCTCTCCGTGCAGGCCAACATCGGCGACCTGTCGCGCAACCTCAGCTTCGGCTTCACGGAGCCCTACCTTCGGAACAAGCCGATCTCGCTGGGCCTTCAGGTCTTCACCACCAAGTACGACTTCAACCCGGCCAAGAGCTATCAGATTGCGCAGGGCGCCAGCCAGAACCTGACGACGGCGCAGCAGTCGCTGCTGACGAACTACAACCAGGCATCGACGGGTTTCACCCTCTCGGTCAGCTCGCCGCTGCGCCACCTCTTTGCTCGCACGGGCGTCACCCGCGTGGGCGTCTCGTATGCGCTGTCGCGCTCGTCGGTGACCACGTTCAACGACAACACGCGCAACGTCTTCCAGACGCTGGCCTTCCGCTCGGGCGTGCAGGGACAGAACCAGCTCAACGGCATCATCTCCTCGACCATTACTCCGAGCTTCAGCTACTCGAGCATCGACCGTGCCGTGGGCCCGCACTCGGGGCGCGACCTGAACGCTGCCTTGCAGATCGCCGGCGCCGGCGGCAACATCAAGTACATCCAGCCGGTCGTGACCTATCGCCAGTTCTACCCGATGAAGGGTCTGAAGGTGAACCGCGACGGTCACAACGTCCTGGCTTACCGCGCGCAGGTCTCGCACATCACCGGATTCGCGGGCGAGGTGGCCCCCCCGACGAACCGTATCTACGCGGGCGGCGAGTCTGAAATCCGCGGCTTCGACGTGCGTTCGTCGTCGCCGTATACCTTCATCCCGAATCGGTTGCTGTTCAACCTCACCAACCCCGACGGCACGACAGTCCCGCGCGATCCCTCGAACCCGTTGCTCGGCAACGTGCAGATTCCGCTGCCGGTCTACCGCTTGGTCTCGATCGGCGGCGACACCAGCGTTACGGCGAACCTCGAGTACCGTATCCCGATCATCAACCAGGTCACGTTTGCCTTCTTCACCGACTTCAACATGACCTTCGACGTGCATCCCGACCAGCTTCGGCAGAGCGTCTCCGGACAGCAGGAGATCTCGAGCCCGCTCTATGGCTGCCCGACGTTCATCAACGGCGCCTGCTACGGCGGCAAGCAGATCGCGTTCCCCAACCCGCTTCGCACCGTTCCGGGAACAAACTACGTACCGCGTATGTCGAACGGCGCGGAGTTGCAGGTCATCCTGCCGATCGTCAACGCACCGTTCCGTATCTACTACGCCTACAACCCGCTCCGTCTCTACAAGGACGTACCGCAGGCCCTGGCGACGGACAGCGCAACCTTCCGCAGCTTCTTTCCGAACTCCGGAGCAGGCCAGTACAGCTATCTCCAGGCGATCCAGTTCTATGGGTCGGACTACACGCTGCGCGAGCCGAGAAAGACGCTTCGCTTGACGGTCAGCACGACGTTCTAG
- a CDS encoding RDD family protein: MSAERKLQPQDAPSGEPSPLEPFALKQQVAERLAAHRNRKGHHTAADLAQPTATPARERTARIAAAVAERYAHSKSYRAFLAEEAERAIRQAEAAAEIAALNAQAVAQAQYDLLEELSQYAAEPQSTPALAPTPAEPRQEAIKARPVPATQLDLPPVQQAASLTVRLAEDIRRPEIDPSAIHRSLRTSAREAIDAVADAVEPIDPEETLSLDEEIAFRQHPVFDPVEPTVDIPANLIEFPRQLVAPRKARPRLAEGPLREESEAHPDPSQLRIFEVEAEQISPDLAAESEAPEWSSILLDAQPRGGVEEGLAHYEPAQQSYAEPHIAQHLHRATGSEHLYAAPFQAAPLNLRVMSAAVDACAILAASMIFLAGLVLTASHLSPGGLHMSLTQAALCAFVTVTALSFGYQYLFFTFSDATPGMRYARIGLCSFSDENPTRAAMRKRILALALSTAPLGLGLWWSLLDNDGLAWHDRMSRMYQRSY; encoded by the coding sequence ATGAGCGCAGAGCGAAAGTTACAGCCGCAGGATGCACCCTCCGGAGAGCCGTCTCCGCTGGAGCCCTTTGCGCTGAAACAGCAGGTTGCAGAACGGCTGGCCGCGCACCGCAACCGCAAAGGCCATCACACTGCGGCAGACCTCGCGCAACCCACCGCTACGCCTGCGCGCGAACGGACGGCGCGCATCGCCGCCGCCGTCGCCGAGCGTTACGCGCACTCCAAGAGCTACCGCGCTTTCCTTGCCGAAGAGGCTGAGCGCGCGATTCGTCAGGCCGAGGCCGCAGCGGAGATAGCCGCGCTGAACGCGCAGGCCGTGGCCCAGGCGCAGTACGATCTGCTGGAAGAGCTCAGCCAATATGCCGCCGAGCCGCAGTCCACACCGGCGCTTGCTCCCACCCCAGCCGAACCCCGGCAAGAGGCCATCAAAGCGCGCCCCGTACCGGCCACCCAGCTCGACCTGCCCCCTGTTCAGCAGGCCGCATCGTTGACGGTCCGGCTGGCGGAGGACATTCGCAGGCCCGAGATCGACCCCTCGGCCATCCATCGGTCGCTAAGAACATCGGCCCGCGAAGCCATCGACGCCGTGGCCGACGCCGTTGAGCCGATCGACCCCGAAGAGACTTTGTCGCTGGACGAAGAGATCGCCTTCCGTCAGCACCCTGTCTTCGACCCGGTCGAGCCGACGGTCGACATCCCGGCCAACCTGATCGAATTTCCGCGCCAGCTCGTCGCTCCCCGCAAAGCCCGGCCGCGTCTGGCCGAAGGCCCCTTGCGCGAGGAGAGCGAGGCGCACCCCGACCCCTCGCAGCTTCGCATCTTCGAGGTCGAGGCCGAGCAGATCTCTCCTGACCTTGCAGCCGAATCCGAGGCCCCGGAGTGGAGCTCGATCCTGCTGGACGCGCAGCCTCGCGGAGGAGTTGAAGAGGGTCTGGCCCACTACGAGCCGGCGCAGCAGAGCTATGCGGAACCTCACATCGCGCAACACCTGCATCGTGCAACCGGCTCGGAGCACCTCTACGCGGCCCCATTCCAGGCAGCCCCGCTGAACCTGCGCGTCATGTCGGCCGCGGTGGATGCCTGCGCCATACTGGCTGCCTCGATGATCTTCCTCGCAGGACTCGTCCTGACGGCCTCGCACCTCTCGCCCGGCGGGCTGCATATGAGTCTGACGCAGGCAGCCCTGTGCGCGTTTGTCACAGTAACTGCACTTAGCTTTGGGTATCAGTACCTCTTCTTCACCTTCTCGGACGCAACGCCTGGAATGCGGTACGCGCGCATCGGACTGTGCAGCTTCTCCGACGAGAACCCCACCCGCGCGGCGATGCGGAAACGTATCCTTGCTCTTGCCCTGTCGACGGCCCCGCTGGGGCTTGGCCTGTGGTGGTCGCTGCTGGATAATGACGGCCTGGCCTGGCACGACCGCATGTCGCGCATGTATCAGCGCAGCTACTGA
- a CDS encoding LPS-assembly protein LptD, which produces MVYLLITITLGAAIHPQLAAQEVSNQAPASSVSQTIPPAPEANVPQSYPDAIMLPAADDGTTVVIESSGPQAKTGSRYTLDRDVVITYKDRRVEADHIDYDSESGELNASGHLKVTGGENSEMISASHGSMNLKTQTGRFFDVTGSVGLRAGRRPVYDNGQPFLFEGKIVVKTGPQEYDVYGGSVTSCELPHPDWQLFAGKFSVTSTQATARNSVFRVLDIPLVYLPYVTHPVGGDNRQSGFMVPVIGQSSTKGLVLGEQYYLVLGRSADMTAGAEYFSKRGWAQSATFRYRGLGNNFALAHYSGLLDRGFLSGGQMVNQGGQDVVFSGRYDLNGKTRFVADMEYLSSYPYREAFTENFNQAVSSDILSIGYAVHESNGFAWDLRSDRYQGLKRAGTPTVSEQQVRIFHAPALDLFSTEHQLGNTWLRWNVDSSLTGLKRVQPNFSTSGLTHRFDLHPQLSLPLSGWGWHLRSAVAVRETIYSRSKANTPLLPPVEEGEAVNRADVEVEVEGRTPVLERTFSSPLVKRLFGSEVRHTIEPAATYRLVRGVDNFQRILRFDDTDIVSNTNEVRYGVTQRFFLRQKKDQPCDEKLSGNAAGSDAWTGAAAAGVMGGAPGSAAADAGYTAAPAPCGSRELLSWRLTQKYFLDQNFGHAVVTGRRNIFETTLALSGIAFLTEPREISPLVSRLRWKTSDKFDVEWDFDLDTGAKKFTSNNVLVNFHEGNVFSGLSYARLNAPGRFNTAGFSSNVSDFTQLRVLLGYGGPAKRGLGIAANTGLDLNRGEVQYGALQVQYNWDCCGFSVEYRKYELGSARNENAYRFNFTLANIGTAGNLRRAERLF; this is translated from the coding sequence ATGGTTTATCTTCTGATAACTATCACGCTGGGCGCGGCAATTCATCCACAGTTAGCGGCCCAGGAGGTGTCAAATCAGGCACCTGCCTCTTCAGTATCGCAGACCATTCCTCCGGCACCCGAGGCCAATGTGCCGCAAAGCTATCCCGACGCCATCATGCTGCCGGCCGCCGATGATGGAACCACCGTCGTCATCGAAAGCTCCGGGCCGCAGGCGAAGACGGGAAGCCGCTACACGCTCGACCGCGACGTCGTCATTACCTATAAAGACCGCCGTGTCGAGGCCGACCATATCGACTACGACAGCGAGAGCGGCGAGCTGAACGCCAGCGGCCATCTGAAGGTGACCGGGGGCGAGAACAGCGAGATGATCTCCGCCAGTCACGGCTCCATGAACCTGAAGACGCAGACGGGCCGCTTCTTCGACGTCACCGGCTCCGTCGGCCTGAGGGCGGGCAGAAGGCCGGTCTACGATAACGGCCAGCCGTTTCTCTTCGAGGGCAAGATCGTCGTCAAGACCGGCCCGCAGGAGTACGACGTCTATGGCGGCTCGGTCACCTCGTGCGAGCTTCCGCACCCTGACTGGCAGCTCTTTGCCGGCAAGTTCAGCGTTACCAGCACGCAGGCCACGGCGCGCAACAGCGTCTTCCGCGTGCTCGATATTCCACTGGTCTACCTGCCGTATGTCACGCATCCCGTAGGCGGCGACAACCGGCAGAGCGGGTTTATGGTTCCGGTCATCGGCCAGTCCTCGACCAAGGGCCTGGTGCTGGGCGAGCAGTACTACCTGGTGCTCGGCCGCAGCGCCGACATGACAGCGGGCGCGGAGTATTTCTCCAAACGCGGGTGGGCGCAGTCGGCGACGTTCCGTTATCGCGGGCTGGGGAACAACTTTGCCCTCGCCCACTACAGCGGGCTGCTCGACCGCGGCTTCCTTTCGGGCGGCCAGATGGTGAACCAGGGCGGGCAGGACGTCGTCTTCTCGGGCCGATACGACCTCAACGGCAAGACGCGCTTCGTCGCCGACATGGAGTATCTCAGCTCCTACCCCTACCGCGAGGCGTTTACCGAGAACTTCAACCAGGCCGTATCGAGCGACATTCTCTCGATCGGCTATGCCGTCCATGAGTCCAACGGGTTTGCCTGGGACCTGCGCTCCGACCGCTACCAGGGCCTGAAACGTGCGGGAACGCCGACCGTCTCCGAGCAGCAGGTGCGCATCTTTCATGCGCCGGCCCTCGATCTGTTCTCGACGGAACACCAGCTCGGCAACACGTGGCTCCGCTGGAACGTCGATAGTTCGTTGACGGGCTTGAAGCGCGTTCAGCCGAACTTTTCGACCTCGGGCCTTACTCACCGTTTTGACCTGCATCCCCAGCTCTCGCTTCCGCTCAGCGGCTGGGGTTGGCATCTGCGCTCGGCCGTCGCAGTGCGCGAGACGATTTACAGTCGCAGCAAGGCAAACACCCCCCTGCTGCCCCCTGTCGAGGAGGGCGAGGCTGTCAATCGCGCCGATGTCGAGGTCGAGGTGGAGGGACGTACCCCTGTTCTTGAGCGGACCTTCTCGTCGCCGCTGGTGAAGCGCCTCTTCGGCTCCGAGGTAAGGCACACCATTGAGCCTGCGGCCACCTACAGGCTGGTGCGCGGGGTGGACAACTTCCAGCGGATCCTGCGCTTCGACGACACCGACATCGTCAGCAATACCAACGAGGTCCGCTACGGCGTTACCCAACGGTTCTTTCTGCGGCAAAAGAAGGACCAGCCATGCGATGAGAAGCTCTCCGGCAATGCCGCGGGAAGCGATGCGTGGACCGGGGCCGCCGCCGCGGGAGTGATGGGAGGCGCGCCCGGCAGCGCTGCTGCCGATGCCGGTTACACGGCTGCGCCGGCGCCCTGCGGCAGCCGCGAACTGCTCAGTTGGCGGCTCACGCAGAAGTACTTCCTCGACCAGAACTTCGGCCATGCCGTCGTGACGGGCCGCCGCAATATCTTTGAGACCACGCTGGCGCTGTCGGGAATCGCCTTTCTCACCGAGCCGCGGGAAATCTCTCCCCTCGTCTCACGGCTGCGCTGGAAGACGTCGGACAAGTTCGATGTCGAATGGGACTTCGACCTCGATACGGGCGCAAAGAAGTTCACGTCGAACAATGTGCTGGTGAACTTCCACGAGGGCAATGTCTTCTCCGGCCTCAGCTATGCAAGATTGAACGCCCCGGGCCGCTTCAATACGGCGGGCTTTTCGTCCAACGTTTCGGATTTCACGCAGTTGAGAGTCCTTCTCGGTTATGGCGGCCCCGCCAAGCGCGGTCTGGGGATAGCTGCCAATACCGGCCTCGACCTGAACCGCGGCGAGGTGCAGTACGGGGCCTTGCAGGTGCAATACAACTGGGACTGCTGCGGCTTCAGCGTGGAGTATCGCAAGTACGAGCTTGGCTCAGCCCGTAACGAAAATGCGTACCGCTTCAACTTCACCCTGGCCAATATCGGCACTGCTGGAAATCTGAGACGAGCGGAGAGACTGTTTTAA
- the dnaG gene encoding DNA primase encodes MSDNFAQLVKQQADIVRIVGEYVKLRKTGAQNYTGLCPFHKEKTGSFSVNATHGYFYCFGCHEKGDVFTFVQKLENLSFPEAVRAVAQKAGIPLPKREFNSPEEARDAGLRRQLIDIHEAATQYFEAALKTPEAARAREYMTGRGITTETVAKFRIGYAPDDFNHMRNALAQHFPEDVLRASGLFSSREQADGSQGQMYARFRKRVTFPIANEQGKTIAFTARALDSQDEKGRDIAKYLNSPETALYTKGQVLFNLDKAKADMRAHDFALLVEGQMDCISVYMAGIRNVLATSGTAFTEAQVRLLSRFTKRVVVNFDPDTAGANAAEKSIALLTEEGFEVKIVTLEGGLDPDRFVREHGLEAYMAALRTAKRHPDYLIDRARTLHPARTADAKVKAMNFLLPHIRRMPNALQRDEFAADAAQKLGIDSAILRQELRQAAAQRSESVRSHQHDPASETERILLRALVLGEYDPARQLAASRLAEHPEFYDGLPSASVIETLANAPAPENPLDAAPDQPTRVMLARALEHSHGPDDTGTASLPDQVEDALHTLEHRHMQRRQRELRAQIAEAERRGDNTMVATLIHERMQLDRRLREH; translated from the coding sequence GTGTCCGACAACTTCGCCCAACTCGTAAAGCAGCAGGCCGACATCGTCCGCATCGTCGGCGAGTACGTCAAGCTGCGCAAGACCGGTGCGCAGAACTACACCGGGCTTTGTCCTTTTCACAAAGAAAAGACCGGCTCCTTCTCCGTCAATGCCACGCACGGCTACTTCTACTGCTTCGGCTGCCACGAAAAAGGCGACGTCTTCACCTTCGTCCAGAAGCTCGAGAACCTCAGCTTCCCCGAGGCCGTTCGCGCCGTCGCGCAGAAGGCCGGCATTCCTCTGCCCAAGCGCGAGTTCAACTCGCCCGAGGAGGCGCGCGACGCGGGCCTGCGGCGTCAGCTCATCGACATCCACGAGGCCGCGACACAATACTTTGAAGCCGCACTCAAGACACCCGAGGCCGCGCGCGCCCGCGAGTACATGACCGGCCGCGGCATCACCACCGAGACAGTGGCAAAGTTCCGCATCGGCTATGCGCCCGACGACTTCAACCACATGCGCAACGCCCTCGCGCAGCACTTCCCCGAAGACGTCCTCCGCGCCAGCGGGCTTTTCTCATCCAGGGAGCAGGCCGACGGCTCGCAGGGGCAGATGTACGCCCGCTTTCGCAAGCGCGTCACCTTCCCCATCGCCAACGAGCAGGGCAAGACCATCGCCTTCACCGCCCGCGCGCTCGACTCGCAGGACGAGAAGGGCCGCGACATCGCCAAGTACCTCAACTCGCCCGAGACCGCGCTCTATACGAAAGGACAGGTCCTCTTCAATCTCGACAAGGCCAAGGCCGACATGCGCGCGCACGACTTCGCACTGCTCGTCGAGGGACAGATGGACTGCATCTCCGTCTACATGGCCGGCATCCGCAACGTGCTCGCGACGTCGGGCACAGCATTTACCGAGGCCCAGGTGCGCCTGCTCTCGCGCTTCACGAAGCGCGTTGTGGTGAACTTCGACCCCGACACCGCAGGCGCGAACGCCGCGGAAAAGTCCATCGCGCTGCTCACCGAAGAGGGCTTCGAGGTGAAGATCGTCACGCTCGAAGGCGGCCTCGATCCCGACCGCTTCGTACGCGAACACGGCCTCGAGGCCTACATGGCCGCGTTGCGGACAGCGAAGCGTCACCCCGACTACCTCATCGACCGTGCCCGCACGCTGCACCCTGCGCGCACCGCCGATGCCAAGGTGAAGGCGATGAACTTCCTCCTGCCGCACATCCGTCGCATGCCCAACGCGCTCCAGCGCGACGAGTTCGCCGCCGATGCCGCGCAGAAGCTCGGCATCGACTCCGCCATTCTGCGCCAGGAGCTGCGCCAGGCCGCCGCCCAGCGTAGCGAGAGCGTGCGCTCGCACCAGCACGATCCCGCCAGCGAGACTGAGCGCATCCTCCTGCGCGCCCTCGTCCTCGGCGAATATGATCCCGCGCGCCAACTCGCCGCATCACGCCTCGCCGAGCACCCGGAGTTCTACGACGGCCTGCCCTCGGCCTCGGTCATCGAAACGCTGGCCAACGCGCCCGCGCCCGAAAATCCTCTCGACGCCGCGCCCGACCAACCCACGCGTGTCATGTTGGCCCGCGCTCTCGAGCACTCCCACGGTCCCGACGACACCGGCACAGCCTCGCTCCCAGACCAGGTCGAAGACGCGCTGCACACCCTCGAGCATCGCCACATGCAGCGCCGCCAGCGCGAGCTCCGCGCACAGATCGCCGAGGCCGAACGTCGCGGCGACAACACCATGGTCGCCACACTCATCCACGAACGCATGCAGCTCGACCGCAGACTCCGCGAACACTGA
- a CDS encoding lipopolysaccharide biosynthesis protein: MDSSTKRRLAVGFLVNWTGKLATVIIQLIQVPVFLKYWSVPLYGEWMIVTAVPAYLNVSSMGFGDVAGNEMTMMMARDDRDGALRAFQSCWWLITIICAAGIALLAAALYFFPAAKLLRLHEIDATDTKWIIFYLGCSVLLGQLETLLQASYRSIGRYSYGTFMKNAYSLVAFGFMILPVFFHGGPRAAALAYALANAFFTILLCFMVRRDIPWIRFGWSHASFAEIRRLAAPAFAFMAFPVGNAINLQGTLMAVGYALGPVAVVVFGTARTVSRVALQMVQMVNNTFSPELSASFGQHNIPLTRALHRRACQMALAIAIAIVLTMITVGPWFLTHWTRGHVPPSRPLLAVLLVVVVFYSLWSTSSVLLSATNQHQKLAAYYIAGTSITIAFTYLFAKVYGLYGAAASLLISETIMNFYVLPASLRISHDTFKNFLASLLHYPASLRPAALLARIARSKPDLES, encoded by the coding sequence ATGGACTCCTCCACCAAGCGCCGGCTCGCCGTCGGCTTCCTCGTCAACTGGACCGGCAAGCTCGCCACTGTCATCATCCAGCTCATCCAGGTCCCCGTCTTCCTTAAATACTGGAGCGTGCCTCTCTACGGAGAGTGGATGATCGTCACCGCCGTGCCCGCCTACCTCAACGTCTCCAGCATGGGCTTCGGCGACGTGGCCGGTAACGAGATGACCATGATGATGGCGCGCGACGACCGCGACGGCGCCCTGCGTGCCTTTCAAAGCTGCTGGTGGTTGATCACCATCATCTGCGCCGCCGGTATCGCGCTGCTCGCGGCGGCGCTCTACTTCTTCCCGGCCGCGAAGCTGCTTCGTCTGCACGAGATCGACGCTACCGACACCAAGTGGATCATCTTTTACCTCGGCTGCTCCGTCCTGCTTGGCCAGCTTGAGACGCTGTTGCAGGCCTCCTACCGCAGCATCGGACGCTACTCCTACGGCACCTTCATGAAGAACGCGTACTCGCTGGTGGCCTTCGGCTTCATGATCCTGCCCGTCTTCTTTCATGGCGGACCCCGCGCGGCTGCGCTGGCCTATGCCCTGGCCAATGCCTTCTTCACCATCCTGCTCTGCTTCATGGTGCGCCGCGATATCCCCTGGATACGTTTCGGCTGGAGTCATGCCAGCTTCGCCGAGATACGCCGCCTCGCCGCTCCCGCCTTCGCCTTCATGGCCTTTCCCGTCGGCAACGCCATCAACCTGCAGGGAACGCTGATGGCCGTCGGATACGCTCTCGGCCCTGTCGCCGTCGTCGTCTTCGGCACGGCGCGCACCGTCTCCCGCGTTGCGCTGCAGATGGTGCAGATGGTCAACAACACCTTCTCGCCAGAGCTCTCCGCTTCCTTCGGCCAGCACAACATTCCCCTCACGCGGGCCCTGCACCGCCGCGCCTGCCAGATGGCGCTTGCCATCGCCATCGCCATCGTCCTGACGATGATCACGGTCGGGCCCTGGTTTCTCACGCACTGGACGCGCGGGCACGTCCCTCCCAGCCGCCCGTTGCTCGCCGTGCTGCTGGTGGTCGTCGTCTTCTATTCCCTCTGGTCCACCAGCTCGGTGCTGCTCTCGGCAACCAACCAGCACCAGAAGCTCGCGGCTTACTATATCGCCGGGACCAGCATCACCATCGCCTTCACCTATCTGTTCGCAAAGGTCTACGGACTCTACGGCGCCGCCGCTTCGCTGCTCATCTCCGAGACGATCATGAACTTTTACGTTCTTCCCGCGTCGCTTCGTATCTCCCACGACACCTTCAAAAACTTTCTGGCCAGCTTGCTCCACTATCCGGCATCGCTTAGGCCGGCGGCATTGCTGGCCCGCATCGCGCGTTCAAAGCCCGACCTCGAAAGCTGA